TACCGCTACCCGCTCTTGAGGCACCTGGGCTGGCTTGGCGGCTGGCTCTTTCGTCGCGGCATGTACAAGAAGCACTACGGCTAACAGCCAGCAGATCGTTATCGCCAGAGGACGCCGCAGGAGGCAGATGGCGATGTCCCCCCGGCAATTGTGCGAGGTGTGTACAATAAAAATGTTAGATATTTTATTGACAGTAGAATCGTTCTTCTCTACACTACGTTTGTCGGATGTCCGTGAAGCTCGATTCCATGAAACAGCGTGCCGATCAAAGACGCCAAGGCGATGAACGTGATGAAACAGGTTTTCTTCGAGCCCGCCTTCCGAGCTGGTCGAGATCACCGATTCCGGCAAGAGAATAGGAAAGGATTGACATGGTATCGATGAGGGCCGTGTTCGTCATCGGCGCCCTGGTTATAGGCGCGTCGGTCGCTGCCGAAGAATCCCAGAAGCTCCGCTGGGGCGTGGGCGGCGGTTTCGTCTCGAGCCCTCGGCCCTACGTGGACGCGAAATCGAAGACGTTTCCTATCCCGGTTGTCAACTTCCGTTATCAGCGCTGGTTCGTTCAGGGAATCCGGGGCGGTTACGAGCTCCTCTCTACTCCGAAATGGAACGTGAGCTCGTTCGCGCAAGCGCGCTTTCAGGGGCTGGAACCGGAAGACAGTCCCTTCCTCGAAGGAATGGAACGGCGGCGCACGTCGATGGATGGCGGCGTCGAGGTCGTCTACCGAGGACGGCCGGTCGGCTTTCGAGCCGCGGCATTGACCGACGTGCTCGGGAAGAGCAACGGACAGGATTTCAACGCCCAGGCGGTCACCGGGGCTCCACTGGGGAAGAGGCTTCTCGTTCTCGCAGGATTCGGACCGAGATGGCAGTCGGCGCGCTTTGTGGACTACTACTACGGAGTCGGGATCGAAGAGGCGACGAGCATGAGGCCCGCCTACGAGGGTCAGGGAACGCTCTCGTGGGACCTCGCATTTTCGGCGATCTACCGTCCTTTGCCACGCTGGTCCCTCTTCGCTCTCTGGAACCGCACCACCTTCGGCGAAGGAATTCGCCAGAGCCCGACGGTCGATCGCGATGCGATATCCAGTTTCGTCCTGTTCGTGACGCGCGATTTCTAGGCCGACGTCATGGGACCCTCGTCCGCAGGATTCTCTCGACATCGAAACCCTGCGCCGCGACTCTGTCGATGAGCTCGCGATATCGCTCCTCGGCCATTTCCGGATCGCGAGAGAGCACCCAGAGGTACTTGC
This window of the Vicinamibacteria bacterium genome carries:
- a CDS encoding MipA/OmpV family protein; protein product: MVSMRAVFVIGALVIGASVAAEESQKLRWGVGGGFVSSPRPYVDAKSKTFPIPVVNFRYQRWFVQGIRGGYELLSTPKWNVSSFAQARFQGLEPEDSPFLEGMERRRTSMDGGVEVVYRGRPVGFRAAALTDVLGKSNGQDFNAQAVTGAPLGKRLLVLAGFGPRWQSARFVDYYYGVGIEEATSMRPAYEGQGTLSWDLAFSAIYRPLPRWSLFALWNRTTFGEGIRQSPTVDRDAISSFVLFVTRDF